A genomic window from Nocardioides rotundus includes:
- a CDS encoding MFS transporter — translation MARRSEIPGEIRVLVAAAFVIAVGYGLVSPVLPAYARSFDVGVAAASVVVSAFAFFRLVFAPAGGALVQRLGERPVYLTGLLIVAASSLATAFAQSYAQLLVLRGLGGIGSTMFTVSAMALLVRLAPPRLRGRVSSMYASAFLIGGMLGPVLGGALAGFGLRVPFIAYAVALVAAATVVAVRLSGARLRPATESGGERAPMHVREALTHPAYRAALGSGFANGWCNFGVRVAVLPQLVVAVHDAPWVAGVALAVAAAGTAITLQLAGRGADSIGRRPLILGGLVVTAVAFAPMGIAHQLPVLLALSALSGVGAGMVNPGQQASVADVIGTDRSGGTVLSTFQMSQDAGAILGPILVGLVADAAGYGWAFGATAAVSLLAVPLWLAAPETLQR, via the coding sequence GTGGCGCGGCGCTCGGAGATCCCCGGTGAGATCCGGGTGCTGGTGGCCGCGGCGTTCGTGATCGCGGTGGGCTACGGCCTGGTCAGCCCCGTGCTGCCGGCGTACGCCCGCAGCTTCGACGTCGGCGTGGCGGCCGCGTCGGTCGTGGTCTCGGCGTTCGCGTTCTTCCGCCTGGTCTTCGCCCCGGCCGGGGGCGCGCTCGTGCAGCGGCTCGGCGAGCGGCCGGTCTACCTGACCGGCCTGCTCATCGTCGCCGCATCCTCGCTGGCGACCGCGTTCGCGCAGTCCTACGCCCAGCTGCTCGTGCTGCGCGGCCTCGGCGGCATCGGCTCCACCATGTTCACCGTCTCCGCGATGGCGCTGCTGGTCCGGCTCGCCCCGCCGCGCCTGCGCGGCCGGGTCTCGTCGATGTATGCCAGCGCCTTCCTCATCGGCGGCATGCTCGGGCCGGTGCTCGGCGGTGCGCTGGCCGGCTTCGGCCTGCGGGTGCCGTTCATCGCGTACGCCGTCGCGCTGGTGGCGGCGGCCACGGTGGTCGCCGTACGCCTCTCCGGGGCCCGGCTCCGCCCGGCCACCGAGTCCGGGGGTGAGCGCGCGCCCATGCACGTGCGGGAGGCGCTGACCCACCCCGCCTACCGGGCCGCGCTCGGGTCCGGCTTCGCCAACGGCTGGTGCAACTTCGGCGTGCGGGTGGCGGTGCTCCCCCAGCTCGTGGTCGCCGTCCACGACGCCCCCTGGGTCGCAGGGGTGGCGCTCGCCGTCGCCGCAGCGGGAACCGCGATCACCCTCCAGCTCGCCGGCCGGGGCGCGGACAGCATCGGCCGTCGACCGCTGATCCTCGGCGGCCTGGTCGTCACCGCGGTCGCGTTCGCGCCGATGGGCATCGCCCACCAGCTGCCGGTGCTGCTCGCCCTCTCCGCGCTCAGCGGCGTCGGCGCGGGCATGGTCAACCCCGGCCAGCAGGCCAGCGTCGCGGACGTCATCGGAACCGACCGGAGCGGAGGCACGGTGCTCAGCACCTTCCAGATGTCCCAGGACGCGGGAGCGATCCTCGGCCCGATCCTGGTCGGGCTGGTCGCGGACGCGGCGGGATACGGATGGGCGTTCGGCGCGACGGCGGCGGTCAGCCTGCTCGCCGTACCCCTGTGGCTGGCGGCGCCGGAGACGCTCCAGCGCTGA